Proteins from one Chaetodon auriga isolate fChaAug3 chromosome 19, fChaAug3.hap1, whole genome shotgun sequence genomic window:
- the mbd2 gene encoding methyl-CpG-binding domain protein 2, with translation MMERKRTDCPALPPGWKKEEVIRKSGLSAGKSDVYYYSPSGKKFRSKPQLSRYLGNTVDLGCFDFRTGKMMPGKLQKNKQRLRHDPLSLAKGGKPDLNTALPIRQTASIFKQPVTKVTSHPGNKVKTDPQRATEQPRQLFWERRLKDLRSSDITEEVLRTMDLPKGLQSVGPDSSNETLLSAIASALHMSSAPITGQTSVAAEKNPAIWLNTSQPLCKAFTVTDEHIREQELEVYQARRSLEEALMADGLARAAENTRELLEGKMA, from the exons atgatggagaggaagaggacggaCTGTCCCGCTCTGCCGCCCGGCTGGAAGAAGGAAGAAGTAATCAGGAAGTCCGGACTGAGCGCTGGAAAGAGCGACGTTTACTACTACAG tccaTCAGGGAAGAAGTTCAGGAGTAAACCTCAGTTGTCCCGTTACCTTGGAAACACAGTGGATTTGGGATGTTTCGACTTTCGGACAGGAAAGATGATGCCTGGAAAactgcagaagaacaaacagagaCTCCGACATGACCCGCTCAGCTTGGCCAAG GGAGGTAAACCAGACTTGAACACAGCTCTGCcaatcagacagacagcatcCATCTTTAAACAGCCTGTTACCAAGGTTACGAGTCACCCTGGCAACAAGGTGAAGACAGACCCACAGAGAGCGACAGAGCAGCCCAGACAG ctgttttggGAGAGGAGATTGAAAGATCTGCGTTCATCAGACATCACAGAGGAAGTTCTTCGGACCATGGACCTGCCCAAAGGACTGCAGA GTGTTGGTCCAGACTCCAGCAATGAAACTCTGCTCTCAGCAATTGCAAGTGCTCTGCATATGAGCTCTGCTCCAATAACAGGACAGACATCTGTAGCTGCTGAGAAGAACCCAGCCATCTGGCTGAACACGTCCCAGCCACTCTGCAAGGCCTTCACCGTCACTGATGAGCACATTCG agaacAGGAGCTGGAAGTTTACCAGGCCAGGAGGAGTCTGGAGGAGGCACTGATGGCCGATGGTTTGGCGCGGGCCGCCGAAAACACTCGAGAGCTGCTAGAGGGGAAAATGGCCTGA